The Nitriliruptor alkaliphilus DSM 45188 genome includes a region encoding these proteins:
- a CDS encoding Fpg/Nei family DNA glycosylase yields the protein MPELPDVEDYRAALIARVVGATLTRVRVQGISLLKTYDPPVDALHGRVCGEVRRVGKRLVFGFPGEAGEEDLFAVLHLMIAGRLAWAEPGAKVPGKVGLAAFDWSVLGDPDTPGGTLLLREAGTKKRASLHVERGEAAAMAHDRGGIEPLEADLEAFRAELTRERRTVKRALTDPRRFSGIGNAFSDEILHAAGLSPVKRTDQLDDEEVARLHAATQGVLTDWVARLRERTGDGFPEKVTAFREEFAVHGKYGQPCPVCDAPVQRIRYADNETDYCARCQTGGKVLADRSLSRLLKDDWPKTVDQLEGA from the coding sequence ATGCCGGAGCTGCCCGACGTCGAGGACTACCGCGCGGCGCTGATCGCCCGCGTGGTCGGCGCGACCCTGACGCGGGTGCGCGTGCAGGGCATCTCGCTGCTGAAGACCTACGACCCGCCCGTCGACGCGCTGCACGGGCGGGTCTGCGGTGAGGTGAGGCGCGTCGGCAAGCGCCTGGTGTTCGGCTTCCCCGGCGAGGCCGGCGAGGAGGACCTGTTCGCGGTCCTGCACCTGATGATCGCCGGTCGGCTGGCGTGGGCCGAGCCCGGCGCGAAGGTCCCCGGCAAGGTCGGGCTCGCCGCGTTCGACTGGTCGGTGCTGGGCGACCCGGACACGCCGGGCGGGACGCTGCTGCTCCGGGAGGCGGGTACCAAGAAGCGGGCTTCGCTCCACGTGGAACGTGGCGAGGCGGCGGCGATGGCCCACGACCGCGGCGGCATCGAACCGCTCGAGGCCGACCTCGAGGCGTTCCGGGCCGAGCTCACCCGCGAGCGACGCACCGTGAAGCGTGCCCTGACCGACCCGCGCCGCTTCAGCGGGATCGGCAACGCCTTCAGCGACGAGATCCTGCACGCCGCGGGGCTGTCGCCGGTCAAGCGCACCGACCAGCTCGACGACGAGGAGGTCGCCCGCCTGCACGCGGCGACGCAGGGGGTCCTCACCGACTGGGTGGCGCGGCTGCGCGAGCGCACCGGGGACGGGTTCCCCGAGAAGGTCACCGCGTTCCGCGAGGAGTTCGCCGTCCACGGCAAGTACGGCCAGCCCTGTCCGGTGTGCGACGCACCGGTCCAGCGCATCCGGTACGCCGACAACGAGACCGACTACTGCGCCCGGTGCCAGACCGGCGGCAAGGTGCTGGCCGACCGCAGCCTGTCGCGGCTGCTCAAGGACGACTGGCCGAAGACGGTCGATCAGCTCGAGGGCGCCTGA
- a CDS encoding TlpA family protein disulfide reductase — protein sequence MARQPTAARKSGPTPRQILMYFGIAIAAVALVYAAFGLESDDGPTIEEVAGSPDIDGETLPAVAPEDEDIAVGGAAPVVTGADFDGNPATIGDREAELLVFMAAWCPACQAELPELVEWLDGGGLPDGVDLTVVSTGLDPTRPPWPPQGWLERGGYTGEILVDDAEGSVAQAFGLTGTPFWVVLQDGELVMRASGQLGMDQVEQIARSIAP from the coding sequence GTGGCACGACAGCCCACAGCCGCCAGGAAGAGCGGTCCGACGCCGCGTCAGATCCTGATGTACTTCGGGATCGCCATCGCTGCGGTCGCCCTGGTGTACGCCGCGTTCGGCCTCGAGTCCGACGACGGCCCGACCATCGAGGAGGTCGCCGGATCGCCGGACATCGACGGTGAGACCCTCCCGGCGGTCGCGCCGGAGGACGAGGACATCGCCGTCGGCGGGGCGGCGCCGGTCGTCACGGGCGCCGACTTCGACGGCAACCCCGCGACCATCGGTGACCGCGAGGCCGAACTGCTGGTGTTCATGGCCGCGTGGTGCCCCGCGTGTCAGGCCGAACTCCCCGAGTTGGTCGAGTGGCTCGACGGAGGTGGTCTGCCCGATGGGGTGGACCTGACGGTGGTTTCGACCGGCCTGGACCCGACCCGGCCGCCGTGGCCGCCGCAGGGCTGGTTGGAACGCGGCGGCTACACCGGCGAGATCCTGGTGGACGACGCCGAGGGCAGCGTCGCCCAGGCGTTCGGGCTGACCGGCACACCCTTCTGGGTGGTGCTCCAGGACGGCGAGCTGGTCATGCGCGCCTCGGGTCAGCTCGGCATGGACCAGGTCGAGCAGATCGCCCGGAGCATCGCGCCCTGA
- a CDS encoding MFS transporter gives MRRELGVLLAGIATIAVTYGFARYAFGLFVPPIAASLELSDTLVGLVGGASHLGYAVGLLVAPSWCRRHRAGVIAAGAGVTAAVGLAGVAASRGVWTLGVAVALGGMASGLASPALARLVVAIFAPEVRSAAQTWVNSGTSVGLAVSAPTVLLAASWRATWAVLAAVSLATAAVVAATVRGRERTSRAAPPSAARPPRRPRAIRPRDVRLVGFCTVLGATSAGYWTFSVQRVTEAGLAAAWSTWFWVTIGVVGLAGGRAGAQAARIGLPRTVQRWALLWTASLATLGLPTVAGPLALASAAGFGAAFMALTGLAIVWATEVHDDAATGVRACFLSLGVGQAVGTPAAGAIADAVGAPAAFLTAAAVSLLLLAPVVRPTDRAVRANHPERV, from the coding sequence ATGCGGCGTGAGCTCGGCGTGCTGCTCGCGGGTATCGCCACGATCGCGGTCACCTACGGGTTCGCGCGGTACGCCTTCGGCCTGTTCGTCCCGCCGATCGCGGCGAGCCTCGAGCTGTCCGACACGCTGGTCGGCCTCGTCGGCGGGGCCTCGCACCTCGGGTACGCCGTGGGGCTGCTGGTCGCACCGAGCTGGTGCCGCCGCCACCGGGCGGGCGTGATCGCGGCCGGCGCCGGTGTCACCGCGGCGGTGGGGCTCGCCGGGGTGGCGGCCAGCCGGGGGGTGTGGACGCTCGGTGTCGCCGTGGCGCTCGGTGGGATGGCCAGCGGTCTGGCATCGCCCGCGCTCGCACGGCTCGTGGTGGCGATCTTCGCCCCGGAGGTGCGATCTGCCGCCCAGACCTGGGTCAACAGCGGGACGAGCGTCGGGCTCGCCGTCAGCGCGCCGACCGTCCTCCTCGCCGCTTCCTGGCGCGCGACGTGGGCCGTCCTCGCCGCCGTCTCGCTGGCGACCGCCGCGGTCGTCGCCGCCACCGTCCGTGGCCGTGAGCGCACCAGCCGGGCAGCCCCCCCGTCCGCAGCACGGCCACCGCGTCGTCCACGGGCCATCCGTCCCCGCGACGTCCGCCTCGTCGGCTTCTGCACCGTCCTCGGAGCGACCAGCGCCGGGTACTGGACGTTCTCGGTGCAGCGGGTCACGGAGGCGGGTCTGGCCGCGGCGTGGTCGACGTGGTTCTGGGTCACGATCGGCGTCGTCGGCCTCGCCGGGGGACGGGCCGGCGCTCAGGCCGCACGGATCGGTCTGCCCCGGACCGTGCAGCGCTGGGCCCTGCTGTGGACCGCCTCGCTGGCCACGCTCGGCCTGCCGACCGTCGCCGGTCCGCTCGCGCTCGCCTCCGCCGCCGGCTTCGGTGCTGCGTTCATGGCGCTCACGGGGCTGGCCATCGTGTGGGCGACCGAGGTCCACGACGATGCCGCCACGGGCGTGCGTGCCTGCTTCCTGTCGCTCGGGGTCGGGCAGGCGGTCGGCACACCCGCCGCCGGCGCCATCGCTGATGCCGTCGGTGCGCCGGCGGCGTTCCTCACCGCAGCCGCGGTGAGCCTCCTGCTGCTCGCACCCGTCGTCCGGCCGACGGACCGGGCGGTGAGGGCCAACCACCCGGAGCGCGTGTGA